The following is a genomic window from Methanothermobacter tenebrarum.
GGCAAATTAAAATCCCTCTCAAAAGTTTCAGCATAAAACATAGCCTTCAAAGGCATACCATGCCAAACATTAACAAAAACTTGAGATGGTACGCGCACATCTGCCAAGTTTAAATGGGGTCGATATGATATAACTTGCTCTAAAGGGCCTTTAGGGTGTTAAATTCATATTGTCCAATATCTAAATCATCCATTGGATTGTTAACAATCCATACAAGCTCAAAATCCTCTTCCAAGGAATTCATGTATTCAAAAAGGGCCATGCTGTTACCTGTGAAGTCCGGGGCGCTGTTAAAAATTACAAGATCTCTTCTTTTGGAGATTATCTTGTTTATCATCCTCAATATCCTTTTAAAATCCAAGATGAGAACCCGCTTTATATAAAAGAATAAAAGACATTAATATCAAATTTTTTATTTAAACAATACGCGGGGAGTGTTCTAATGAGTAAGCGTGTTTTGATGATAATACCATTCCAAGCTTCAACTAGAGGCGGTGTGTTAAGGGCCGTTAAATCCCAAGAGAAGGTGTACAAGAAACTAGGATTCCATACTGACATAGCATATGTAAATGACCTTAAGGACTTTGACCTAGACTCCTATGATTTTATACAAGTCCATGGACCCTTAAAAATTAAAAGCTTATTAAAAGTCATGAGAGCTGATGCCAAGGCTATACTCACAATCCATGGCTGGGTTGTTGACGAAAATTTAACTGCACTCAAAGAAGATCCGATAGGGAATTTTCATCATCTTTTCAGATTATTTAATTGGATCCTTCATCGCCTAATATTCATACCCGTTGTCTATAAGGGTCGTGTTACTGCAGTTTCCAGGATAAAGTTGGAAAGGAATGGTCTTAAGGGTGTTGTCATCCCAAATGCTTTCATACCAGAGGATGTGGATAAGAAAGTGGCTGAATGTAAAAGCCTATCATTTGACCGTTTCACTCTCGTAGCATATGTTAGTGTTGGAGGTTCGAGGGTTGAAGGGATTAGAAGGCTTTCAAGGATAATAAGTGAAGTGGATAAAAGGACTGATAAGAATGTTCAACTTTTACTCTTCGGATCTCCTGTCAAAGTGGATAACCCTCACATTAAAGTAATGGGTTACCGTGACGACTTCCTATGCTATCTAAAATCTGCGGATATGATTATTCTCGGCTATGATGTCATAGAACTTAGCAGTTACGCTCTAATGGAGGCAGGATATTTATCTGTTCCCATAGCTAAATTCAAGGGAGAATTTGAGGAACTAAAAGATGGAATTCATGGTATAATAGCAGAAAACGAAGAATACATGATAAAAAAGCTCGTGGAAGCCTCTGAAGATACATGCTTACTCCGCGAGTGGGGTGAAAACCTCAAAGAACATATTCTAAAGACCAGAGACCTCACCGTGATTGCGGAAAAATGGCGAAAGTTCCTTGAATCAATCTAGTTCCCCATAAATCCTTCAATTTTTTAATCAATGGCTCATGGGGGGATGGTTGACTAGCTCTTTCATGAATCTATGCTAATCACTTGGAAGTCCCCAAAATTAGATTCACTCCCCTATCCGAGCCCGAAATAACCTGTATATTCTCTGTGATGATTTCTCATCCTTATAATAATTTATCAGGTCGTTTATAATTTTCCTTTCTTTTTTGTAATAGTCTGGGTTGTCAATAGATTTTTCAAGTTCTCTGAAGAATTCTTGGAAATTTTTAACCTTGGGTCCTGGTGTCCAAAACTCAAAGGGCTCAAGTACAAAACCCCTTTTAGCCCGGTATTCATCAAGATCAGAAACCACAAAAATAATAGGCCTATCCAACAATAAAAAATCGAAAAAAATTGAAGAATAATCAGTTACAAGAATGTCAGCGCAAGGGAGGATGTTATATGTGTCCATAAGATTTTCTTGTAAAACTTTGTTTTTTATAAGCATGACATTGTCCATTTCCTTGAAATATTCTGATGCAAGCTTTTCCTCTAATGGATGGAACTTCACAAGGAATAAAATTTTATGTTTTTTGAGGAAATCTCTGAATTTAGTCCTGTTAAAATCTGGAAGATTGAATTTATATGATATGACCTTGCCATCATCAATAACATCAGTTTTCCGAAATGTGGGTGCAAATAAAACAATTTTTTCATAGGCCCCGGGGTCAATATCTAATATTTTGAAAATCTTTTTATCACAACCTTCGAAAAGTTTATCATTCCTAGGCTGCCCAGTAACATATATCCGCCGCGGATCCTGGTTAAAACAAGCAGCCAGAGCATTCCTCATAACAGTCGAAGTTGCAATAAGATAATAGTTTTCATCATCAAAATTGAATGGGATGATATTCTTATTTCCAGTATAGCCAATGGCTTTAAATGGCATTCCATGCCATAGGTTGACAAAAATTTGGGAGGGGACACGTACACGTCTCAAATTGCCATGGGTTGATATGATACATCTAGCCCTTAAAATCTTTAAAATACCTTTAACATCATAACGCGTATACGCTCTAATATTATCCCTTGGTTTATTAACGATCCATACGAGTTCCAAGTTTTCATCTAGGGATTTCATAAATTCGAACAAGGCCAAACTATTATCTGAGAAATCAGGGATACTAGTGAAGATTATAAGATCATCTCTTTTGGGTATTATCCTATTTATCATGCGCAGTATACCCCTAAGACCCAGACTAAGCTTCGTGACAATATCATTGGTGAATTGTCCCATATTAGTATACCTCCTAGATATAATGATAAGATAAAATTTGGATATAAACAATATAAAATTTTAAAAACATTTTTAGCTGAGCTTTCTTATCACCTTTTGTGGGGGTTCAAGAACTATAGACTAGTTTCTCTTTTTTTGGGATTCTAAAAAAAATTATTTTGAGAGCGTTCCAGAATGGATTGCGTGGATAATCTTCCAAGTATTTTTTTGGACACTTGGATGATCCGACTACTACCCTTTTCAAGAAATTGGTCGTATTAGGATTTGATGAGCTTCAACCACATTTTCTGGATCTTATCTTTACTGTACTCGTTAATTCTTTCCCGCGACTTTCTAGAATAATATTCTAATTTATAATCATCATCTAGGAGTTTTTCCATCAGTTTAAACCATTTTTCTTCCACGATCGTCAATTCGTTGGCCTTTCCCACATTTTCATCGAAAACTGGTAATAGGATCCCATATTCTGCGAATTCCACATCCTTGGTCTCATAATTGGGATCAGTTGAAGGGGCCAATATCTCCCTAGTACCACCACAGTCTGATGCAACCACGGGTATTCCCAAGGCCATGACTTCTAATATTACAAGTGGTAGAGCCTCCCTTAAAGAAGGGAGGACAAAAAGTTTAGAATGTTTGAAAAACTTGTATGGATTTTTCTGGAATCCTAGAAAGTAAACATCTGAATCCGTTAGTTCACCTTTAGTATATGTTTTAAGGCCTATTTTTTGGGATGATTTTATGAGATGTTCTTTAAGTTCGCCTTCGCCGAGTATGACAAGTTTAAGTTTTGGGAATTTTTCCTTTAATTTTTTAAATATCCTGAGTAGGTACCATTGTCCTTTTGCGTGGGTGAGTCTACCCGCGGTTATTATCACAGGGTTTTCGAATATTGGAGTGTATTTTCCAAGATCCTTTTCACTTAATTTTTTTATCGTTTCTGTCTGGACAAGATTTGGTATTATATGTATCCTTGAAGGTTTAACATTGAAATTTGTGATAAGGTCCTGGGCGGCTTTTTCCGAAACGGAAACTATATATGATGCTCTATTATATGATAATCTTATTAGGTGTTTAAGGATTTTACCATAGATGTCCTCGAGTCTCTCATTTTTTGAAAGGATGGTATGATGGGTTAGAATTGTCTTCTCCTCATTTTTTGTTAGGATATTTTGGACATTAAGTGCCTCAGAGAATGAAATAACAATATTAAGGTTAAGATCTCTTTTAATATTCCATAGGGCGATTATACGCTTTAGAAATAATATTATACGTTTAAGAGGGTTTTGATTTTCCATCGCAGGGGGTACATCAAGTACGTGGAAACTGCCAGCATACTCATGGAATGGCCTATGCTCATATACGGTGATCATATGAACCTCACAGGATAGATTGTCAAGGATGAATGATAATTGGGAGGCGGCCTTCGCCATCCCACTATCATCTAGTGCAGGTAATATGATACCAACCTTCATAAGGAACCCCAGACAAGCTCATATACTCTCTTTGATGACTTATCATCCTTGTAATAATTTACAAGATCGTTTATAGTTTTTCTCTCCTGCGAATAATAATTTGGATTCTTAATAAATTTCCCGATTTCTTCCAAAAATTCCTCGAACACTTTAACCTTGGGTCCAGGTGTCCAGAAATCGTAAGGTTCTAGGATGAAACCTCTCTGTTTTTTATATTCTTCAAGGTCTGGGACTGCAAAAACTATAGGCTTGTCAAGTAAAAGGAAATCAAAGTATATTGATGAGTAATCTGTTACGAGGATATCAGCACAAGGGAGAAAATCATATAGATCTAGTTGACGCTCTCGAAGCATCCGATCCTCCAAGATGATAACATTCTCCATTTCCTTGAAAAATTCCATATTATAGGCTCTTTCGAGGGGGTGGAGTTTTACGAAGAATAATATCTTATGCTCCTTGAGGAATTTCTGGAATCTGTCTTTATCAAAGTCTGGGAAAAGGAAATCGGATCCATTTTCCCGGTATGTTGGAGCATATAATATTATGGTATATTCATTGAATCCTGGGATCAGGTCTTCTGGGCAGTCTTTGAATATTTTGTCGTTTCTTGGCTGGCCTGTTATGAATATGCGTCGTGGATCTTGGTTGAAGCAGGCGGCGAGAGCGTTCCTCATAATGGTGGAGGTCGCGATAAGATAATAATTATCATCATCAGATTTGGGTGGTAGTATCTGAGGGTTATTTTCTGCGTATCCCATTGTCTTGAGGGGCATGCCATGCCATAAGTTGACATAAACTTGGTTTTTTCCTTTAAGGAATAGATGGTAACCATGTGAGGTTACAATATATTTTGATCTGAGAAACTGCCACAATTCTCCGAGTGTGTTCCTTTTATACTGGGGAACTTTAAAATCTTCTCTTATTTCATCGACAACCCACAAGGGCTTGTAACTTGTATTTGATGATCTGATATAATTGTAGAGTTGGAGTGGATTATCTGAGAAATCTGGGACGCTCTCAAAGAGTATTTGATCATCCTTTTTAGGTATAAGCCCATTTATAAACTTGAAAATTGAAATGACCACATTGCCAGTCCATGAATTTAAAAGAAAATCTATGAATGTGTTTCCCTCCAAACCCAATATTTAAATGTATAGGATCCCCCATGTGTGGGGGTTGATCTGATCAACTTTCTATTTCAATGTTACATGGGTGTATGAAACCTGCCCTTATCATATGGTCTGCTATTATTATCGCGACAGTTGCCTCGGCTACTGGCACTATCCTTGGACATATACAAGGATCGTGCCGTCCTTTTATTCTTATGGTGGTTTCTTTCATAGATTTAAGGTCTACTGTCCTTTGTGGCAAAGAAATTGATGGTGTTGGCTTGACAGCTATCCTGGCAACTATTGGCATCCCATTAGATATTCCACCTATTATACCACCTGAATTGTTAGTTAATGTTCGTATTCTACCCTCTTTAATGCAATATTCATCGTTTATCTCGCTTGCTTTATGCTCGGCGACTTTAAACCCCAAGCCTATCTCAACACCTTTCACAGCACCTATACCCATCAGTGCATGGGCGATATCAGCGTCTAACTTCGAAAAAACTGGTTCCCCAAGGCCTGCCGGCGCCCCTAATGTTATGACTTCGACTATGCCACCAATAGAATCTCCTCTCTTTTTAGTATCTAATATGAGCTTTTCCATCTCTTCTGCAGCCTTTTTATCAGCACACCTCACAGGATTCTCCAGAGTATATTCTTCTATCCTGTTAAAGTCCACCCTCTTTGCCTTGATATGGCCTATCTGTGTCACATGGCCTATTATCCTAATATTGAAGTTTTCTAGGAGTTTTTTTGCTATGGCCCCTCCTATGACGTGGCCTATTGTGACTCTTCCACTGCCCCGCCCGCCTCCACGATAATCATAATGTCCGTAGCGGCTTATCCATCCGTAGTCTCCGTGTCCTGGTCTTGGTTTGTATTTAATGGCTTCGTAAGCTGATGAGTCCACGTCCTTGTTATATACTATGGCTGCTATTGGGGTGCCATCAGTTTTGCCTTGGAATATCCCGGATAATATTTCTACTTTGTCCTCCTCTTTTCGTGGGGTTGTTATTTCACTTGTACCTGGACGGCGCTTGTTAAGTTCTATTTGTATGTCTTGGGCGTCTAGTGGTAAGCCTGCGGGGCATCCGTCGACTACTGCCCCGATTGCCCGGCCATGGCTGGATCCGAATGTTGTAACCTGGAAGATTTTACCTAACCTGTTACCTCCCATAGGATATCACTTTTAATCGTTTCCTTTTGGCAAATAGGGCCTTAGCCAGTTAATAAAACTGTCAACACTCCTTGTCTGTATATACACTGTCCCATTACCTCTGAATTCGGCTACTAGTCCTTCACCACCAAATATGGTGCTTTTGAGTCCGCCTATTTTCCTAACATTGAAGTCTAGGCCCTCTGTGAATGCTACAATATGTCCTGTGTCTATGATGAATTTCCCGTTTTCCACCTTCCTTTTATATATACCACCAAAACTTGACAAGAAAAGGGGACCGTAACCCGTCAATCTTAGGAGGAATAATCCCTCCCTTGCAAAGAATGTCTTAAATCCTCCGAATTTTGTTTCGATTTCAATATCAGCTGCTGATGCCAAGAAAGCCCCGCTCTGGGCATATAGTGTACCCTCAAGTTCAAAGGCTTCAATGTCACCGGTGTATGGCGGTGCAAGTTCAATGGTCCCTGGGCTACCATCAGCATAAAATGTATTCATGAACAAGCTTTCACCACCCACAACCCTACTAAGAGCCTTGAAAACACCCCCAGTTTCTGTCTCCACTTGAATATTATCACTCATAGAGACCATAGCCCCAGGTTCCGCCTTTATACGCTCACCAGCATCCAATTCAACCTCAACTAAACTAAAACTTGGCCTGTGTATTATATCATATTTCATGGTATCACAAGAGAAAATTATGTGTCAATCCAACATATAATCCTATAAGGTGAAAGTACAATGATAAAAATGATCTATGAGAAACTATTCTCGGCTTATGGAGAGCAAGGCTGGTGGCCCCTACTCGATGAGAAATTTAAGCTATCATATCATCCAGGTGATTATTCACCACCCAATAGTAGACGGGAGATATTCGAGGTTTGGGTGGGTTCTATCCTTGCACAGAATACAACATGGAAGGTGGCATCAAGGGCCCTTATAAACCTTGCGAAGGCAGGAGCCCTCAACCCTTATAGTATCATTGAAATGGACCATTCGAAACTTAGTGAACTGATAAAACCCGCAGTTTTCTTGAACCAGAAAGCGCAGTATTTAAAGGAGATTTCGAAATTTTTCATATCCCTCAAGGGCGTTCCTAGAAGGGATGAGCTGCTCTCAATCAAGGGTGTGGGTGATGAGACAGCAGACACGATATTATTATATGCATATAAAGTCCCAGAATTTATTGTTGATTCCTATACCCGTAGAATCCTTAAAAAATTTAAACTAATAAAAGGTGATGAGAACTATATGGAGATAAAGAAATTATTCGAAGACAGCCTACCATCAGATTATAAGATATTCCAAGAATATCATGCCCTCCTAGTAGAACATGGGAAAAGATATTATCGGAGTAAATCTCCCAGAGATCCTCTACTAAGTGATTTTCATGGTGACATTCACTGATATAAGTATTAGGATCATCAAGTTAACCTTTAAAGAGAGGTTTAAGTTGGCAAGGTTGGCTCAAAGATCAAAAGTTTTTAGGAGGATAGTTCACAAGCTATTCTTTGAAGGAGATGACATACAAGTGCTTCCAAGGAATGAAACCATAACATTAAATGCTAGAATTGACCCGCCAAACACTTCTATTCTACCCAGCCAGGTCCTCATGGAGATGATATCCAAGTCAAAGTACATATTCAAAATGGATTTCTGCATATGCAGAGTCTCATCCAATTGCAAGGATTACCCACATGAACTAGGATGCTTATTCCTTGGAAAAGGCGCTAAAAGGATATCAAGGAAGGTTGGAAGACTAATATCAAAGGAAGAGGCTATAAAACACGTTGAAGAGTGTGAAAAGGCCGGTTTGGTCCATATCATTGGCAGGAACAAGATAGACACCGTATGGTTGAACACTGGCCCGAAAGAAGAGCTTCTATCCATATGTAATTGTTGTCCATGCTGCTGCCTCTGGAAGATGATACCAGAACTTCCAGAAGAACTCGCCAAGAGCATAACCCCAATGAGTGGCGTTAAACTCGAATTCATCAAAGAAAATTGTATCGGTTGTGGAAGCTGTCTCAAAAAATGTTTTATTAAGGCGATCAAGATTAAAAATGG
Proteins encoded in this region:
- a CDS encoding CDP-glycerol glycerophosphotransferase family protein, which gives rise to MEGNTFIDFLLNSWTGNVVISIFKFINGLIPKKDDQILFESVPDFSDNPLQLYNYIRSSNTSYKPLWVVDEIREDFKVPQYKRNTLGELWQFLRSKYIVTSHGYHLFLKGKNQVYVNLWHGMPLKTMGYAENNPQILPPKSDDDNYYLIATSTIMRNALAACFNQDPRRIFITGQPRNDKIFKDCPEDLIPGFNEYTIILYAPTYRENGSDFLFPDFDKDRFQKFLKEHKILFFVKLHPLERAYNMEFFKEMENVIILEDRMLRERQLDLYDFLPCADILVTDYSSIYFDFLLLDKPIVFAVPDLEEYKKQRGFILEPYDFWTPGPKVKVFEEFLEEIGKFIKNPNYYSQERKTINDLVNYYKDDKSSKRVYELVWGSL
- a CDS encoding endonuclease III domain-containing protein, whose product is MIKMIYEKLFSAYGEQGWWPLLDEKFKLSYHPGDYSPPNSRREIFEVWVGSILAQNTTWKVASRALINLAKAGALNPYSIIEMDHSKLSELIKPAVFLNQKAQYLKEISKFFISLKGVPRRDELLSIKGVGDETADTILLYAYKVPEFIVDSYTRRILKKFKLIKGDENYMEIKKLFEDSLPSDYKIFQEYHALLVEHGKRYYRSKSPRDPLLSDFHGDIH
- a CDS encoding glycosyltransferase, coding for MKVGIILPALDDSGMAKAASQLSFILDNLSCEVHMITVYEHRPFHEYAGSFHVLDVPPAMENQNPLKRIILFLKRIIALWNIKRDLNLNIVISFSEALNVQNILTKNEEKTILTHHTILSKNERLEDIYGKILKHLIRLSYNRASYIVSVSEKAAQDLITNFNVKPSRIHIIPNLVQTETIKKLSEKDLGKYTPIFENPVIITAGRLTHAKGQWYLLRIFKKLKEKFPKLKLVILGEGELKEHLIKSSQKIGLKTYTKGELTDSDVYFLGFQKNPYKFFKHSKLFVLPSLREALPLVILEVMALGIPVVASDCGGTREILAPSTDPNYETKDVEFAEYGILLPVFDENVGKANELTIVEEKWFKLMEKLLDDDYKLEYYSRKSRERINEYSKDKIQKMWLKLIKS
- a CDS encoding CDP-glycerol glycerophosphotransferase family protein; translated protein: MDFKRILRMINKIISKRRDLVIFNSAPDFTGNSMALFEYMNSLEEDFELVWIVNNPMDDLDIGQYEFNTLKAL
- a CDS encoding glycosyltransferase, with the protein product MSKRVLMIIPFQASTRGGVLRAVKSQEKVYKKLGFHTDIAYVNDLKDFDLDSYDFIQVHGPLKIKSLLKVMRADAKAILTIHGWVVDENLTALKEDPIGNFHHLFRLFNWILHRLIFIPVVYKGRVTAVSRIKLERNGLKGVVIPNAFIPEDVDKKVAECKSLSFDRFTLVAYVSVGGSRVEGIRRLSRIISEVDKRTDKNVQLLLFGSPVKVDNPHIKVMGYRDDFLCYLKSADMIILGYDVIELSSYALMEAGYLSVPIAKFKGEFEELKDGIHGIIAENEEYMIKKLVEASEDTCLLREWGENLKEHILKTRDLTVIAEKWRKFLESI
- the aroC gene encoding chorismate synthase, encoding MGGNRLGKIFQVTTFGSSHGRAIGAVVDGCPAGLPLDAQDIQIELNKRRPGTSEITTPRKEEDKVEILSGIFQGKTDGTPIAAIVYNKDVDSSAYEAIKYKPRPGHGDYGWISRYGHYDYRGGGRGSGRVTIGHVIGGAIAKKLLENFNIRIIGHVTQIGHIKAKRVDFNRIEEYTLENPVRCADKKAAEEMEKLILDTKKRGDSIGGIVEVITLGAPAGLGEPVFSKLDADIAHALMGIGAVKGVEIGLGFKVAEHKASEINDEYCIKEGRIRTLTNNSGGIIGGISNGMPIVARIAVKPTPSISLPQRTVDLKSMKETTIRIKGRHDPCICPRIVPVAEATVAIIIADHMIRAGFIHPCNIEIES
- a CDS encoding TIGR00266 family protein; its protein translation is MKYDIIHRPSFSLVEVELDAGERIKAEPGAMVSMSDNIQVETETGGVFKALSRVVGGESLFMNTFYADGSPGTIELAPPYTGDIEAFELEGTLYAQSGAFLASAADIEIETKFGGFKTFFAREGLFLLRLTGYGPLFLSSFGGIYKRKVENGKFIIDTGHIVAFTEGLDFNVRKIGGLKSTIFGGEGLVAEFRGNGTVYIQTRSVDSFINWLRPYLPKGND
- a CDS encoding CDP-glycerol glycerophosphotransferase family protein, which codes for MINRIIPKRDDLIIFTSIPDFSDNSLALFEFMKSLDENLELVWIVNKPRDNIRAYTRYDVKGILKILRARCIISTHGNLRRVRVPSQIFVNLWHGMPFKAIGYTGNKNIIPFNFDDENYYLIATSTVMRNALAACFNQDPRRIYVTGQPRNDKLFEGCDKKIFKILDIDPGAYEKIVLFAPTFRKTDVIDDGKVISYKFNLPDFNRTKFRDFLKKHKILFLVKFHPLEEKLASEYFKEMDNVMLIKNKVLQENLMDTYNILPCADILVTDYSSIFFDFLLLDRPIIFVVSDLDEYRAKRGFVLEPFEFWTPGPKVKNFQEFFRELEKSIDNPDYYKKERKIINDLINYYKDEKSSQRIYRLFRARIGE
- a CDS encoding 4Fe-4S ferredoxin gives rise to the protein MARLAQRSKVFRRIVHKLFFEGDDIQVLPRNETITLNARIDPPNTSILPSQVLMEMISKSKYIFKMDFCICRVSSNCKDYPHELGCLFLGKGAKRISRKVGRLISKEEAIKHVEECEKAGLVHIIGRNKIDTVWLNTGPKEELLSICNCCPCCCLWKMIPELPEELAKSITPMSGVKLEFIKENCIGCGSCLKKCFIKAIKIKNGKAQIDNRLCRCCGRCAMECENNAIRILADPDAIEQALGRVEPLVDVKAE